The Rufibacter sp. DG15C region AAAGGCGCCCCAGAACCAGCTTGGATGAAGAAAGGTGTACCAACGCTGGTGAAAGGCAAAGAATACGGCTTGGAGCTAATTGAAGAGCCCACCACTACTACGCCCACGCCGGGTCAGCCACCGGTTACCAACACCACGGCCGTGCCTGTGAACGCCGGTAAATAGTCCGTTTTCGGGCTAATTCCCGGAAAACAAGCCAAAAACGCCCAGCTACATTCAAGTAGCTGGGCGTTTTAGTTAGAATTAATATGCTTGGGTTGGGATTTGTCTTTAATAATGGTGCTTTTCTCGTTTTCAGCCTGTTTCTCAGGAAATAGCCTTAAAACGCAGGCTCGGCCTGGGCTATGGCAGTGGAAGCAGTAGTCGTAGTTGCCTTTACCGGGGCAGGCAGGCAGTGCGCGTTGAGGGCGTTGATGTCGCCGTAGAACCAGTTCACGTCTACGGGGGTGTTGATGCCTTTCACGGTGCCTTTCTCTGAGTACTGCCAGAACGCCATCTGGTCACTGGGGTGGGTAGAGGGTTCCTCGTTCTTGTAGCGGGCAATCCAGAACTTGTAGCCGGCGAAGTGGCCGCGCAGTTTCTTGTCGTAGAAGCCCTGGTAGGTGTAGATGATGGGCTTGATGCCGTAATGGGCCTCAATGCCTACCAACCAGCGCTTGATGTCAGCGCGCATCTGCACATCAGAAATGTCTTTGGCGTAGGTCTCCAGGTCCAAGACCGGGGCTAAATCGCCTGGTTGTAAATCAACGGTGCTTTTAAATAATTCTAACTGACTGTCTACGTCTACCCAAGGCAGGTAGAAATGGTAGGCACCACGTTTGATGCCGTGTTTGCGGCTTGACTCCCAGTTGCGCTTAAAGTATGGGTCCTTCAGAAAATTACCTTCGGTGGCTTTCATGAACGCGAAGGCAATGTTAGACTCCTTTACGTGCTCCCAATTCACCTCTGCCTGGTACCTGGACACGTCAATGCCGTGCAGAAAGCTG contains the following coding sequences:
- a CDS encoding glycoside hydrolase family 25 protein, giving the protein MASFFTTAGWKTLTASVLLAGSITLMGANTNSSSFLHGIDVSRYQAEVNWEHVKESNIAFAFMKATEGNFLKDPYFKRNWESSRKHGIKRGAYHFYLPWVDVDSQLELFKSTVDLQPGDLAPVLDLETYAKDISDVQMRADIKRWLVGIEAHYGIKPIIYTYQGFYDKKLRGHFAGYKFWIARYKNEEPSTHPSDQMAFWQYSEKGTVKGINTPVDVNWFYGDINALNAHCLPAPVKATTTTASTAIAQAEPAF